One stretch of Riemerella columbina DNA includes these proteins:
- the pyrF gene encoding orotidine-5'-phosphate decarboxylase: protein MESKKSFFLACYQLGIIKFGKFTLKSGIESPFYVDLRPLASDPKILKTLGQFLLKMVDTQNTDLICGVPYAALPMATAMSMESGIPLIIKRKEAKAYGTKKLIEGLYTSGQNCLLVEDVITSGKSLLETIPEVENEGIIVKDIVVVLDREQGGKAHLERQGYSVHTLFTISEACQYLYEEGLLSEGQLAQIKDFLAGHPIVFEKKKRRSYEEKLNKVSHSSAQRLLELAIEKKSNLIASADVITTPELLQFAEQVGPHIVALKTHMDIITDFDFEKTILPLQALAKKHQFLLMEDRKFADIGNTQELQYSYGIYRISFWADLITSHMIGGATSLDYFLNSGVIAILEMSSKGALTDAHYREQALKVAQTHHNVVGGVAQSALPEDLLLFTPGINLEDKGDAKGQQYNTPDYAFEQLHTDFIIVGRGIYKAEDAEKAALNYKIKGWEAYEQSLEV from the coding sequence ATGGAATCAAAAAAATCGTTCTTCTTAGCGTGTTATCAATTAGGGATTATTAAATTTGGGAAGTTCACCCTTAAAAGTGGGATTGAAAGTCCTTTTTATGTGGATTTAAGACCCTTGGCATCAGACCCTAAAATTTTGAAAACTTTGGGGCAATTTTTATTAAAAATGGTGGATACCCAAAACACGGATTTAATCTGTGGGGTGCCTTATGCCGCCCTCCCAATGGCGACCGCAATGTCTATGGAAAGCGGTATCCCTCTCATTATCAAAAGGAAAGAAGCCAAAGCTTATGGCACTAAAAAATTGATAGAAGGTCTCTATACTTCGGGGCAAAATTGTCTGTTGGTAGAAGATGTGATAACCAGCGGAAAGTCTTTGTTGGAAACCATTCCAGAGGTGGAGAACGAAGGCATAATAGTGAAAGATATCGTGGTGGTTTTGGATAGAGAACAGGGCGGAAAAGCCCATTTGGAGCGCCAAGGTTACAGCGTACATACGCTATTTACCATTTCCGAAGCTTGTCAATATTTATATGAAGAAGGTTTGCTTTCGGAGGGGCAATTGGCTCAAATTAAAGACTTTTTAGCTGGTCACCCTATTGTGTTTGAGAAGAAAAAAAGGCGTTCTTATGAGGAGAAATTAAATAAAGTAAGCCATTCTTCGGCGCAGCGTTTATTAGAATTGGCGATAGAGAAAAAATCCAACCTCATTGCTTCTGCAGATGTGATTACCACGCCAGAATTACTCCAATTTGCTGAGCAAGTGGGCCCTCACATTGTGGCGCTCAAAACGCATATGGACATCATCACCGATTTTGATTTTGAAAAAACCATTCTGCCGCTCCAAGCCTTAGCGAAGAAACATCAATTTTTGCTAATGGAAGACCGCAAGTTTGCAGATATTGGTAACACCCAAGAACTCCAATATTCTTACGGAATTTACAGAATTTCTTTTTGGGCAGATTTAATCACTTCGCATATGATTGGCGGGGCAACCTCGCTGGATTATTTCTTAAATTCTGGGGTTATTGCCATTTTGGAGATGTCGTCCAAAGGTGCATTAACCGATGCCCATTACCGAGAGCAAGCTCTAAAAGTGGCACAAACACATCATAATGTGGTGGGTGGCGTAGCGCAGAGTGCTCTGCCAGAGGATTTGTTGCTCTTTACGCCAGGCATCAATTTAGAAGATAAAGGCGATGCCAAAGGTCAGCAATACAACACGCCAGACTATGCTTTTGAGCAATTGCATACCGATTTTATCATTGTGGGGCGTGGTATTTACAAAGCCGAAGATGCCGAAAAAGCGGCGTTAAATTACAAAATAAAAGGCTGGGAAGCTTACGAACAATCCTTGGAGGTATAG